In one window of Tripterygium wilfordii isolate XIE 37 chromosome 1, ASM1340144v1, whole genome shotgun sequence DNA:
- the LOC119999897 gene encoding acyl carrier protein 1, chloroplastic-like: MSILTMLNKSQQPPPRRKQNASIKVAVFNTLASIRDTVFVLSVFSPPILSRTSLLFLSFFNSHFSLFLLEPPMASVTGASVAMSSLSLKPTQAHRNKISCVNSVSLAFGGRGFPSLTMKPGSYRFKVSCAAKPETVDKVCGIVRKQLAIAEDVKLTGELKFAALGADSLDTVEIVMALEEAFDITVEEDSAAQITTVQEAADLIEDLVEKKA, encoded by the exons ATGTCGATACTCACAATGCTTAACAAATCTCAACAACCACcaccaagaagaaaacaaaacgcATCTATAAAAGTTGCAGTCTTTAACACTCTCGCCTCCATTCGCGACACAGTCTTCGTGCTCTCCGTCTTCTCCCCTCCAATTCTCTCTCgcacttctcttctctttctctcctttttcaattctcatttctctCTGTTCTTGTTGGAGCCACCAATGGCGTCAGTCACGGGAGCTTCTGTTGCCATGTCTTCTCTCTCCTTGAAGCCTACACAG GCACATCGCAACAAGATCTCTTGTGTGAATTCAGTTTCACTTGCTTTCGGTGGAAGAGGCTTTCCATCTCTTACAATGAAGCCTGGATCCTATCGCTTCAAAGTTTCCTGTGCT GCCAAACCGGAGACAGTGGACAAGGTGTGTGGAATAGTGAGGAAGCAGTTGGCTATCGCAGAGGATGTCAAACTCACTGGAGAGTTGAAGTTTGCTGCGCTTGGGGCTGATTCTCTTGATACA GTTGAGATTGTGATGGCGCTTGAGGAGGCATTTGATATCACTGTGGAAGAAGACAGTGCGGCGCAAATCACCACTGTGCAGGAGGCAGCGGATCTGATTGAGGACCTGGTCGAAAAGAAGGCCTAA
- the LOC119988527 gene encoding uncharacterized protein LOC119988527 isoform X3, with translation MMVNITYFSLQITFVSMVFSLGSGRMAVMARNLAGNISKTISEEVGHQKSGAQYICRELCDADQPNLLDEEDMHVFGLRPIADPLHLVCCNTCKKPIKTTQYAAHAELCWSSESIEGSTFKFDGGVGRRKPPRKERKKLLAAYPNQFTAGGEQERSSPIDEDEATASKSQFETGMTSLFSTNSKGNSCGGVPSSIGGTVLSPENTDHSAFVDGS, from the exons ATGATGGTCAATATTACATATTTTAGTTTACAGATTACCTTTGTCTCTATGGTGTTCTCATTGGGAAGTGGGAGAATGGCAGTCATGGCTCGGAACTTGGCAGGAAATATCTCAAAGACAATATCAG AAGAAGTTGGACATCAGAAATCAGGTGCTCAGTACATTTGCAGAGAATTATGTGATGCTGATCAACCAAATTTGCTTGACGAAGAAG ATATGCATGTTTTTGGCTTGAGGCCCATTGCTGACCCTTTGCATTTG gTATGTTGCAATACTtgtaagaagccaataaagaCAACTCAATATGCAGCTCATGCAG AACTATGTTGGTCATCAGAATCTATAGAAGGAAGTACTTTCAAGTTTGATGGTGGTGTAGGACGTAGGAAACCACcaaggaaagagagaaaaaagttaTTAGCTGCTTATCCTA ATCAATTCACAGCTGGTGGGGAGCAAGAAAGATCTAGTCCAATAGATGAAGATGAAGCAACTGCATCAAAATCTCAGTTTGAAACCGGAATGACTTCTTTGTTCTCCACGAATAGCAAAG GAAATTCATGTGGAGGTGTGCCATCCAGTATAGGTGGTACAGTATTGAGTCCTGAGAATACAGATCATTCAGCATTTGTG